The sequence below is a genomic window from Streptomyces sp. NBC_00289.
CGGGCGGACCGGCAGGTCCCGAGGACCTCGTCGACGTCGCCCGGCTGGTCACCGCGTACTACGCACTGCACCCCGACCCGGCCGAGCCGGGCCAGCGTGTCGCGTTCGGTACGTCCGGACACCGCGGGTCTTCGCTGGCGACCGCGTTCAACGAGGACCACATCGCCGCGACCAGCCAGGCCATCTGCGAATACCGGACCGGCCAGGGCATCGACGGCCCCCTCTTCCTGGGCGCCGACACCCACGCCCTGTCGGAGCCCGCGCGGGTCACCGCACTGGAGGTGTTCGCCGCCAACGACGTGACGGTGCTCATCGACACCGCGGACGGCTACACGCCGACGCCGGCGGTGTCCCACGCCATCCTCACCCACAACCGGGGACGGTCGGCCGGCCTCGCGGACGGGGTCGTGGTCACGCCCTCGCACAACCCGCCCGCCGACGGCGGCTTCAAGTACAACCCGCCGAACGGAGGGCCTGCCGCCTCCGACGCCACCTCCTGGATCCAGGACCGGGCCAACGAGATCATCGCGGACGGCCTGAAGGGCGTACAGCGCATTCCCTACTCCCGGGCGCTCACCGCCCAGGGCACGGGCCGCTACGACTTCCTCGGCAGCTACGTCGCCGATCTGCCGAGCGTGCTGGACCTGGACGCGATCCGCACCGCCGGGGTGCGGCTGGGCGCCGACCCGCTCGGCGGCGCGTCCGTCGCCTACTGGGGCCGTATCGCCGAGCAGCACGCACTCGACCTGACCGTGGTCAATCCGCTCACCGACCCGACCTGGCGGTTCATGACGCTGGACTGGGACGGCAAGATCCGCATGGACTGCTCGTCGCCGTACGCGATGGCCTCGCTCATCGAGCAGCGGGACCGTTTCCAGATCGCCACGGGCAACGACGCGGACGCCGACCGGCACGGCATCGTCACACCGGACGCGGGCCTGATGAACCCCAACCACTACCTGGCCGTGGCCATCTCCTACCTCTTCTCCCACCGGGAGCGATGGGCCGCCGAAGCGGGTATCGGCAAGACCCTGGTGTCGTCCGGGATGATCGACCGGGTCGCCGCAGACCTCGGCCGCCGGCTCGTCGAGGTACCCGTGGGATTCAAGTGGTTCGTGGACGGCCTGGCCGGCGGCTCGATCGGTTTCGGGGGAGAGGAGTCGGCCGGCGCGTCCTTCCTGCGCCGGGACGGCTCGGTGTGGACCACCGACAAGGACGGCATCCTGCTGGCCCTGCTCGCCGGTGAGATCACGGCGGTCACCGGAAAGACCCCGTCCCAGCACTACACCGCGCTGACCGCCCGCTTCGGCGAGCCCGCCTACGCCCGCATCGACGCCCCGGCGTCCCGCGAGGAGAAGGCGCTGCTGGCCAAGCTCTCCCCGGCCCAGGTCACCGCGGACACGCTCGCCGGCGAGGCGGTCACCTCCGTGCTGACCGAGGCGCCGGGCAACGGCGCGTCGATCGGCGGCATCAAGGTGAGCACCGCCAACGCCTGGTTCGCGGCGCGTCCCTCGGGCACCGAGGACGTCTACAAGATCTACGCCGAGTCGTTCCTCGGACAGGACCACCTCCACCAGGTGCAGGAGGAGGCCAGGGGAGTGGTCCAGGCCGCACTGGCCGGCTGACCGGGACTCCCGGGCCGCTCCGGCGGCGGCCCGGGACCGCACCGGCGACGGGAACGCCCGGTGGACCACCCCGGACGACGGCCCGGCCCCGCGAGCCGCGCGCTGAACCGGCCGAGACGGGGTAGAGGGACGGCGATCAGCCCACGCGCGTGAGCGCACCCGCCCGAAAGGCAGCCGAGGATGACCGACGACGCCTACCTGTTCCTGCTGGCCGACACGGACGCGTCGCTCGGCGTGCCGCCGACCGCCGTGGGCGAGCTGTCCTGCATGGACACTCCCGCGGTTCGGGCGTGGCTCGACGCCCAGGGGGTGGCGGCCACCTCCCCGAGACTGCGGGTGCTGCCCCCGGAGGAGACGGGCGCCATTCCGGAGCACGCCGAGCGCCTGCCCGTCCCGCTGAGCGACGAGGAACTGAACCTGTTGCGCCACCGGACGGTCCCCGAGGCCGCCGCCCGGGCCGAGGAGGAACTGATGGCCTACCGCGACCGCACGGACGACCGGGACGCTCTCATCGGGCGCGCGCTGGCGGCCGGCGTACCGCCGCACCGGATCGTGGAACTGACCGGAGTGGACCCCGCGACGGTGACGACCGCCGCCGCCGGCTGACGCGACGCACACCGCCCCCGCCTCCGTCACGCTTCACATGCCGAGGCCGCTCCTCCTGCGGAGCACCAGCAGCGCGGTGTCGTCGGTCGGCGTGCCGGCCGTGTGATGGCGCAGGTCGCGGTAGAGCGCGGCCGGGACGTCCTTGGGGAGGATGCCGCCCCAGGTGACGGCGCGTTCCTCGAGGGGATAGAAGGCGCCGGACGGGTCGCGCGCCTCGGTGACACCGTCCGTGCAGAGCAGCAGCGTGCCTTCGTGGGGGAAGGAGAACCACTCGACGGTACGCGGCTCCGGAGCCAGCGAGTCCAGGCCCAGCGGAACGCACGGGTCGGCGTCCAGCACCGGTCCGGCGCCCTCGCTGTGGAGCAGCAGCGGCGCCACATGGCCGCAGTTGATCACCTGCACCTCCTGCTCCGAGTCGACGCCCAGGACCAGCGCCGTCACGAACCGCTCCCGCTCACCGACCTGCGCGGCGAAGGAGTTGTGCCGCAGCACCGCCTCCTCCAGGGCGTCGACCACGGCGGTGAGCGTCGGCTCGGTCACGGCCGCCTCGCGGAAGGCGCTCAGCACGGCGAAGGCCGCGCTGATGGCCGGCAGGCCCTTGCCCTGCACGTCCGCGATGAAGACACGGCTGCCGAACGGGGACGCCACGACCTCATAGACGTCACCGCCCACCCGGCTGTCCTCCTCCACCGGCTGGTACAGGCCGTGCACCAGAAGCTGATCGGTGACCAGCGGGAACGGGCGCAGCAGCTGCCGTTGGAGAGCGGCGGCCGCGGACCGCAGCCGGGCGATCTCCGTCTCCCGGTGGACGCGCTGAGCGGCCCGCGCGACGCTGAGGCCGTTGAAGAGCACGGCGAAGACGACGACCGCCGCATCGGCGCCCATCGTGCCCATCGGGGTGTCGAACAGGGAGGCGGCGATGACGACGGTCACCCAGACGGAGGCGACGGCGGTCTGGCGTACCGTGCCGCGCCCGGCGATCAGTGCGGGCACCACGATCAGAAACGGGGCGAGCCTGGTCTCCCGGCCCAGGACGAGGCCGGTCACCACCAGCACCGCCGTGATGCCGATCAGCCAAACCAGCACCGCGCGCCAGCGCAGTGGGGGCGCGGGACGGTTTCGGCCGTCGGCGGCGGACAGGTCGTCCGGATCTCTGGAGGTGAGCACCGTCCCTCCGGCTGCGTGCAGTCGTCGGCGAACCGCCCGGGAACGCCCGGGAATGCCTCCCCATCCCAATATCCGCCTCCTCGGCAGCGGCCGCGACCAGACGGCCGCCCCCCACCGCGTCGGCCGGTGAGCCGGTCGTCCGTCAGCGCCCGCGGGGGAGTTGACACGGGGTACGGCCGGCGGACCCCGAGCAGGTCGGCGGTGGTGGCGCCGCTTGCGAGGGGAGGTGGTGGCACGGCAGGGTTCGCGCTGTGGCCACCTTGCTGATCGTCCATCACACGCCCTCGCCCAACTGCCAGGCGATGTTCGAAGCCGTCGTCTCCGGTGCGACGGCGCCGGAGATCGAGGACGTCCGGGTGGTGCGGCGCGCGGCGCTGGCCGCCACCGCGTCGGACGTGCTGACCGCCGACGGGTATCTGCTCGGCACACCGGCCAACCTCGGCTACATGTCCGGCGCGCTCAAGCACTTCTTCGACCAGGTCTACTATCCCTGCCTGGATGCCACGCGCGGCCGGCCCTTCGGCTTCTACGTGCATGGCGGAAACGACGTCACGGGGGCCGTGCGCGGCATCGAGGCGATCACGACCGGCCTCGGCTGGCGCCGCGCCGCCGAGCCGGTGACCGCGACCGGCGAGCCGGGCCGCCCGGAGGTCGAGGCCTGCTGGGAACTCGGCGCGACGGTGGCGGCGGGACTGATGGACTGAGGGCGTGCGCCTCAGACCCAGGTGTCGAGCCACATCCTCCCGGTCCACGACGAGTAGGGGATCGTCTGCCCGGTGTACAGGGGGAAGAAATAGATGAAGTTCCAGGCGATGAGCAGCACGAGAACGCCCGCGGCCACCGCCCCCACCGCACGGCGTCCCCGGTCCGCCCCCGGCGGACCCAGCAGCGCGCCCACCAGCATCGCCACCGCCAGGCACAGGTACGGCACGAAGACGACCGCGTAGAAGGAGAAGATCGTACGGTCCTGGTATAGGAACCAGGGCAGGTAACCGGCGGCCACCGCGCACAGGACGGCGCCGGCGCGCCAGTCGCGGCGCAGGGCCCACCGGTAGAGCAGGTACACGAGGGCGGCGCAGGCCGTCCACCACAGCAGCGGCGTCCCCAGGGCCAGGATCTCCTGCGAGCAGCCGGCACCGGTGTGGCAGCCGTTCTGCCCGGGTTTCGGCGCCACGTAGTCGAACGCCACGGGGCGGCCGAGAACCAGCCAGCTCCAGGGGTTGGACTGGTAGGGGTGCGGACTGTGCAGCCCCACGTTGAACTCGTAGACCAGGTACTCGTAGTGCGCCAGGCTGCGCAGGGGGGCCGGAATCCACGACCACGGGCCGCCGCGGCCGTCGGCCCAGTGGCGCCCGTATCCGTCGTCGGACAGGAACCAGCCGGTCCACGTCACCAGATACGTGACCACGGCGACCGGGAGGACGGACAGCACCGACCAGCCGAGGTCCTTGCGCAGCACCGCCCGCCAGGGGCGGCGCGCCCCCGCGACGCGCCGGGCGCCGACGTCCCACAGCAGGGTCAGCACCATGAAGAAGGCCAGGACGTACAGGCCGTTCCACTTGCTGGAGGCCGCCAGTCCCAGGAAGCAGCCGGCCGCCAACCGCCAGGGACGCAGTCCGGTCCCGGTCCGGTCGCCGGTGTCCCGGTCGGGGTGTGCGAGGCCGTCCGCGCCGACCGGCAGTGCCGCCGCGAGCCGGGCCCGCGCACGGTCCCGGTCGACCAGCAGACATCCGAACGCCGCGAGGACGAAGAACATCACGACCAGGTCGAGCAGGGCGGAGCGGCTCATCACGAAGTGCAGCCCGTCCACCGCCATCAGCGCGCCGGCCAGGCAGCCCAGCACCGTCGACCGGAAGAGCCGGCGTCCTATTCGGCACAGCATCAGCACCGACAGCGTGCCCAGGAGCGCCGTCATGAAGCGCCAGCCGAACGGGTCGAGGCCGAACATCCACTCGCCGAGGGCGATCACCCACTTGCCCATCGGGGGGTGCGCGACGAAGGCCCCCGTGTCGGAGAGCGGGATCACCTGGGGGTGCGCCAGGACCTGCGGGTCGGCGATCTTGCGGTCCGGCCAGGTGCCCTCGTAGCCGAGTCGCAGCAGGGCCCACGCGTCCTTCGCGTAGTAGGTCTCGTCGAAGACGAGCTTCCGGCGCTGTCCCAGATGCCAGAAGCGGATGGTTCCGGCCAGGACGGCGACGAGGACGGGGCCCAGCCAGCCCATGGCCTTGGCGACCCGGTCCGCCGCTGCCGGCCCGAGGCCGAGGAACCGCCAGACGCGGGTTCCGGGCTCCGGGAAGGGCGGAACCAGACGCAGGCGGACGTCGGTACGCGGCTGTCCGACGTGGCCGAACAGGCGTAGCCGCTCCTGCCAGGCGCCGGGCGGCGTCGCCGGACGGGCGTCGTCGAGGTCGGGGGAACGCGTCGCGTGGCTGCTGGTCACCGGACGACCTTAGATCGTGTCCCCGCGACGGCCTCAGGGCACCCGGGCCAATGCCTCGGAGAGCACGCCCGCGCCGGGTGCTCGCCGTGGAGTGCGGGCCTTCGTGCGGGCTGCCCGCCTCTGCCGTACGTTGCTGCACAGGCGGCGCACCCGACTGGAGGCTGGCATGTCCGTAGAGCGCGTGGGACTGGTCGTGCACGAAGGGCGTTCGGCGGCACGGGACGCGGCTCACGCGGTGCGCTCGTGGTGCGCGGAGCGTCGCATCCCCTGCACCGACATCGATGTCTGGAGCAAGGACCAGCACCGTCGCGGGGGCATGGAGGAGGCCGAGGCGGCCGGTCACCCCGACCTCGTGGTGACGCTCGGCGGCGACGGCACCTTCCTGCGGGGAGCGCGGATC
It includes:
- a CDS encoding DUF6003 family protein — encoded protein: MTDDAYLFLLADTDASLGVPPTAVGELSCMDTPAVRAWLDAQGVAATSPRLRVLPPEETGAIPEHAERLPVPLSDEELNLLRHRTVPEAAARAEEELMAYRDRTDDRDALIGRALAAGVPPHRIVELTGVDPATVTTAAAG
- a CDS encoding flavodoxin family protein; translated protein: MATLLIVHHTPSPNCQAMFEAVVSGATAPEIEDVRVVRRAALAATASDVLTADGYLLGTPANLGYMSGALKHFFDQVYYPCLDATRGRPFGFYVHGGNDVTGAVRGIEAITTGLGWRRAAEPVTATGEPGRPEVEACWELGATVAAGLMD
- the pgm gene encoding phosphoglucomutase (alpha-D-glucose-1,6-bisphosphate-dependent), with the translated sequence MQHERAGGPAGPEDLVDVARLVTAYYALHPDPAEPGQRVAFGTSGHRGSSLATAFNEDHIAATSQAICEYRTGQGIDGPLFLGADTHALSEPARVTALEVFAANDVTVLIDTADGYTPTPAVSHAILTHNRGRSAGLADGVVVTPSHNPPADGGFKYNPPNGGPAASDATSWIQDRANEIIADGLKGVQRIPYSRALTAQGTGRYDFLGSYVADLPSVLDLDAIRTAGVRLGADPLGGASVAYWGRIAEQHALDLTVVNPLTDPTWRFMTLDWDGKIRMDCSSPYAMASLIEQRDRFQIATGNDADADRHGIVTPDAGLMNPNHYLAVAISYLFSHRERWAAEAGIGKTLVSSGMIDRVAADLGRRLVEVPVGFKWFVDGLAGGSIGFGGEESAGASFLRRDGSVWTTDKDGILLALLAGEITAVTGKTPSQHYTALTARFGEPAYARIDAPASREEKALLAKLSPAQVTADTLAGEAVTSVLTEAPGNGASIGGIKVSTANAWFAARPSGTEDVYKIYAESFLGQDHLHQVQEEARGVVQAALAG
- a CDS encoding dolichyl-phosphate-mannose--protein mannosyltransferase; this encodes MTSSHATRSPDLDDARPATPPGAWQERLRLFGHVGQPRTDVRLRLVPPFPEPGTRVWRFLGLGPAAADRVAKAMGWLGPVLVAVLAGTIRFWHLGQRRKLVFDETYYAKDAWALLRLGYEGTWPDRKIADPQVLAHPQVIPLSDTGAFVAHPPMGKWVIALGEWMFGLDPFGWRFMTALLGTLSVLMLCRIGRRLFRSTVLGCLAGALMAVDGLHFVMSRSALLDLVVMFFVLAAFGCLLVDRDRARARLAAALPVGADGLAHPDRDTGDRTGTGLRPWRLAAGCFLGLAASSKWNGLYVLAFFMVLTLLWDVGARRVAGARRPWRAVLRKDLGWSVLSVLPVAVVTYLVTWTGWFLSDDGYGRHWADGRGGPWSWIPAPLRSLAHYEYLVYEFNVGLHSPHPYQSNPWSWLVLGRPVAFDYVAPKPGQNGCHTGAGCSQEILALGTPLLWWTACAALVYLLYRWALRRDWRAGAVLCAVAAGYLPWFLYQDRTIFSFYAVVFVPYLCLAVAMLVGALLGPPGADRGRRAVGAVAAGVLVLLIAWNFIYFFPLYTGQTIPYSSWTGRMWLDTWV
- a CDS encoding PP2C family protein-serine/threonine phosphatase gives rise to the protein MLTSRDPDDLSAADGRNRPAPPLRWRAVLVWLIGITAVLVVTGLVLGRETRLAPFLIVVPALIAGRGTVRQTAVASVWVTVVIAASLFDTPMGTMGADAAVVVFAVLFNGLSVARAAQRVHRETEIARLRSAAAALQRQLLRPFPLVTDQLLVHGLYQPVEEDSRVGGDVYEVVASPFGSRVFIADVQGKGLPAISAAFAVLSAFREAAVTEPTLTAVVDALEEAVLRHNSFAAQVGERERFVTALVLGVDSEQEVQVINCGHVAPLLLHSEGAGPVLDADPCVPLGLDSLAPEPRTVEWFSFPHEGTLLLCTDGVTEARDPSGAFYPLEERAVTWGGILPKDVPAALYRDLRHHTAGTPTDDTALLVLRRRSGLGM